A genomic region of Equus caballus isolate H_3958 breed thoroughbred chromosome 1, TB-T2T, whole genome shotgun sequence contains the following coding sequences:
- the ARHGEF40 gene encoding rho guanine nucleotide exchange factor 40 isoform X3, producing the protein MEPEPVEDCVQSTLAALYPPFEATAPTLLGQVFQVVERTYREDALRYTLDFLVPAKHLLAKVQQEACAQYSGFLFFHEGWPLCLHEQVVVQLAALPWQLLRPGDFYLQVVPSAAQAPRLALKCLAPGGGRVQELPVPNEACAYLFTPEWLQGINKDRPTGRLSTCLLSAPSGIQRLPWAELICPRFVHKGGLMVGHRPSTLPPELPSGPPGLPSPPLPEEALGTRSPGDGHNAPAEGPEGEYVELLEVTLPVMGSPTDAEGSSGLSRTRTVPTRKAAGGKGRHRRHRAWMHQKGLGHRDKDGTRPPGEGSSTGASPGSPPGAEALPEAAALEVSEPPAEALGEASESCPLRPGEVGGGAGQGAEGPPGTPRRTGKGNRRKKRAAGRGALSRGGDSTPLSPEDKEETSHQEALVNLPPPNEHQLPGRSPSKEEHEGLGKPESDPKEELKPAGPTGPEELLSDPPTPPLETVQEVKEDSVSEEAPAVSISDDPDVAWDLMASGFLVLTGGVDQSGRALLTITPPCPPEEPPPSRDMLSTALHYLHSLLRPDLQILGLSILLDLRKAPPLPPALIPVLSQLQDLGDPPLIQRLLLLTYDDPPAELHGFQGAELLSENDLKRVAKPEELQWDLGGHREPSPSHWVETHQEVARLCRLCRGVLGSVRQAIEELEGPPEPEGEETVGMPEPLQKVLADPRLTELQRDGGAILMRLRSTHSSKLEGPGPATLYQEVDEAIHQLVRLSNLHVQQQEQRQRLHRLQQVLQWVSGPGEEQLASFAVPGDSLSALQETELRFRAFSTEVQERLAQAREALALEENAASQKVLDIFEQRLEQVESGLHRALRLQRFFQQAHEWVDEGSARLAGAGPGREAVLAALALRRAPEPSAGTFQEMRALALDLGSPAALREWGRCRARCQELERRIQQQLGEEASPRGHRRRRADSASSGGTQRGSHSPSPSLSSLLLPGSPGPRTAPSHCSLAPCGEDCEEEGPELAPEAEGRLPRTVLIRGLEVTSTEVVDRTCSPREHVLLGRAGGPDGPWGVGTPRMERKRSISAQQRLVSELIACEQEYVAALSEPVPPPGPELTPELRGTWAAALSARERLRSFHRTHFLRELQGCATHPLRIGACFLRHGDQFSLYAQYVKHRHKLENGLAALGPPTKGSSEGGPHLPRALQQPLEQLARYGRLLEELLREAGPELSSERQALGAAVQLLREQETHGRDLLAVEAVRGCETDLKEQGQLLHRDPFTVICGRKKCLRHVFLFEHLLLFSKLKGSEGGSETFVYKQSFKTADMGLTENIGDSGLCFELWFRRRRAREAYTLQAASPEIKLKWTSSIAQLLWRQAAHNKELRVQQMVSMGIGNKPFLDIKALGERTLSALLTGRAARTRASVAVSSFEHAGPSLPGLSPGACSLPARVEEEAWDLDVKQISLAPETLDSSGDVSPGPRNSPSLQTPHPGSSTPTLASGGILGLSRQSHARALSDPTTPL; encoded by the exons GAGCCTGAACCAGTGGAGGACTGTGTGCAGAGCACACTTGCTGCCCTGTACCCACCCTTTGAGGCGACGGCCCCAACACTGTTGGGCCAGGTGTTCCAGGTGGTGGAGAGGACTTATCGGGAAGATGCACTGAGGTACACGCTGGACTTCCTGGTGCCCGCCAAGCATCTGCTTGCCAAGGTCCAGCAGGAGGCCTGT GCCCAGTACAGTGGTTTCCTCTTCTTCCatgagggctggcccctctgcctgcACGAGCAGGTGGTGGTGCAGCTAGCAGCCCTGCCCTGGCAGCTGCTGCGCCCAGGGGACTTCTACCTGCAAGTGGTGCCCTCAGCAGCCCAAGCACCCCGCCTGGCACTCAAGTGCCTTGCCCCAGGGGGTGGGCGGGTACAGGAGCTGCCTGTGCCCAATGAGGCCTGTGCCTACCTGTTCACACCTGAGTGGCTACAAGGCATCAATAAGGACCGGCCGACAGGTCGCCTCAGCACGTGCCTACTGTCTGCGCCCTCTGGGATTCAGCGGCTGCCTTGGGCTGAGCTCATCTGCCCACGATTTGTGCATAAAGGGGGCCTCATGGTTGGACATCGGCCAAGCACACTGCCCCCAGAACTGCCCTCTGgacccccagggctccccagccctCCACTCCCTGAGGAGGCCCTGGGTACCCGGAGTCCTGGGGATGGGCACAATGCCCCTGCTGAAGGACCTGAGGGCGAGTACGTGGAGCTGCTGGAGGTGACACTGCCTGTGATGGGGAGCCCCACAGATGCTGAGGGTTCCTCAGGCCTCTCCAGGACCCGGACGGTACCTACTCGAAAGGCTGCTGGAGGAAAGGGTCGGCACCGGAGACACCGGGCGTGGATGCACCAGAAGGGTCTGGGGCATCGGGACAAGGATGGGACACGCCCACCCGGTGAGGGGAGCAGCACCGGAGCCTCCCCTGGGTCTCCCCCAGGAGCTGAGGCACTTCCAGAGGCAGCAGCCCTGGAGGTATCTGAGCCCCCAGCAGAGGCGCTGGGGGAAGCCTCTGAATCTTGCCCTCTGAGGCCAGGGGAGGTTGGGGGAGGAGCTGGCCAGGGGGCTGAAGGACCACCTGGCACTCCTCGGAgaacaggcaaaggaaacaggagaaagaagCGAGCTGCAGGCAGAGGGGCTCTTAGCCGAGGAGGGGACAGTACCCCGCTGAGTCCTGAGGACAAGGAAGAGACCAGCCATCAGGAAGCCCTTGTCAATCTGCCCCCGCCAAATGAGCACCAGCTTCCAGGACGCAGCCCGTCTAAGGAGGAGCATGAAGGCTTGGGGAAGCCAGAATCTGACCCGAAAGAGGAGCTCAAACCAGCAG GACCCACAGGTCCAGAAGAGCTCCTGTCCGACCCCCCAACACCACCCCTGGAGACTGTGCAGGAAGTAAAAGAGGACAGTGTCTCAGAAGAGGCCCCTGCAGTCTCCATCTCTGACGACCCTGATGTAGCTTGGGACTTGATGGCATCTGGATTCCTCGTCCTGACTG GAGGGGTGGACCAGAGTGGGCGAGCTCTGCTGACCATTACCCCACCGTGCCCTCCTGAGGAGCCCCCACCCTCCCGAGACATGCTGAGCACTGCTCTTCATTACCTCCACTCACTGCTCAG GCCTGATCTACAGATATTGGGGCTGTCCATCCTGCTGGACCTTCGCAAGGCACCCCCACTGCCTCCAGCACTCATTCCTGTCCTAAGTCAACTTCAG GACTTGGGAGACCCTCCCCTCATTCAGCGGCTGCTGCTTCTCACCTATGATGACCCTCCAGCTGAACTCCATGGATTTCAG GGTGCTGAGTTGCTGTCAGAGAATGATCTGAAAAGAGTGGCCAAGCCAGAGGAGCTGCAGTGGGACTTGGGAGGCCACAGGGAGCCCTCTCCCAGCCACTGGGTAGAAACACACCAG GAAGTGGCAAGGTTGTGCCGCCTGTGCCGAGGTGTGCTGGGCTCTGTACGGCAAGCCATTGAGGAGCTGGAGGGACCACCTGAGCCAGAGGGAGAG gagacAGTAGGAATGCCTGAGCCCCTACAGAAGGTGCTGGCAGATCCCCGACTGACAGAGCTGCAGAGGGACGGAGGAGCCATCCTAATGAGGCTGCGCTCCACCCACAGCAGCAA GCTGGAGGGCCCAGGCCCAGCTACACTGTATCAAGAGGTGGATGAAGCCATCCACCAGCTTGTGCGCCTCTCCAACCTGCACGTGCAACAGCAGGAGCAGCGGCAGCGCCTGCACAGGCTCCAGCAG GTGCTGCAGTGGGTCTCGGGCCCAGGGGAGGAACAGCTGGCGAGCTTCGCTGTGCCCGGGGACTCCCTGTCTGCCCTGCAGGAGACAGAGCTACGATTCCGAGCTTTCAGCACTGAGGTTCAG GAGCGCCTGGCCCAGGCGCGGGAGGCCCTGGCCCTAGAGGAGAACGCAGCCTCCCAGAAGGTTCTGGATATCTTTGAACAGCGGCTGGAGCAGGTGGAGAGTGGCCTCCATCGGGCCCTGCGCCTACAGCGCTTCTTCCAGCAG GCACATGAATGGGTGGATGAAGGTTCTGCACGGTTGGCAGGAGCAGGGCCAGGTCGGGAGGCAGTGCTGGCAGCGCTGGCCCTGCGGCGGGCCCCAGAGCCCAGTGCCGGCACCTTCCAGGAGATGCGGGCCCTGGCCCTGGACCTGGGCAGCCCAGCAGCCCTGCGGGAATGGGGCCGCTGCCGGGCCCGCTGCCAAGAGCTGGAGAGGAGGATTCAGCAACAGCTGGGAGAGGAGGCGAGTCCACGGGGCCACCGGCGACGAAGGGCAGACAGCGCTAGCAGCGGAGGGACCCAGCGGGGCTCCCACAGCCCTTCACCCAGCCTCAGCTCCCTGCTGCTCCCCGGCAGCCCTGGACCACGGACAGCCCCATCCCACTGCTCCCTGGCCCCCTGTGGGGAGGACTGTGAGGAGGAGGGCCCTGAGCTGGCTCCAGAAGCAGAGGGCAGGCTGCCGAGGACCGTGCTCATCCGAGGCCTGGAGGTCACCAGTACTGAGGTGGTAGACAGGACGTGCTCACCCCGGGAACACGTGCtgctgggccgggccggggggccAGACGGGCCCTGGGGAGTAGGCACCCCCCGGATGGAACGCAAGCGAAGCATCAG TGCTCAGCAGCGCCTGGTGTCCGAGCTCATTGCCTGTGAGCAGGAGTACGTGGCTGCCTTGAGTGAACCAGTGCCACCCCCTGGGCCTGAGCTGACCCCTGAACTGCGGGGCACCTGGGCCGCTGCCCTGAGTGCCCGGGAGAGGCTTCGCAGCTTCCATCGGACACACTTTCTGCGGGAGCTTCAGGGTTGTGCCACTCACCCCCTGCGCATTGGGGCCTGCTTCCTTCGCCAT GGGGACCAGTTCAGCCTTTACGCCCAGTATGTGAAGCACCGACACAAACTGGAGAATGGTCTGGCTGCACTCGGCCCCCCGACCAAG GGCTCCTCGGAGGGTGGCCCTCACCTGCCCCGGGCCCTGCAGCAGCCTCTGGAGCAGCTGGCCCGGTATGGGCGGCTCCTGGAGGAGCTCCTAAGGGAAGCTGGGCCTGAACTGAGTTCTGAGCGCCAGGCCCTTGGGGCCGCTGTGCAGCTGCTCCGGGAACAAGAGACTCATGGCAGAGACCTGCTGGCAGTGGAGGCAGTGCGTGGCTGTGAG ACAGATCTGAAGGAGCAGGGACAGCTCCTACACCGGGACCCCTTCACCGTCATCTGTGGCCGAAAGAAGTGCCTTCGCCATGTCTTTCTTTTTGAGCATCTCCTCCTGTTCAGCAAGCTCAAGGGCTCTGAGGGGGGGTCTGAGACTTTTGTTTACAAGCAGTCCTTTAAG ACTGCTGACATGGGGCTGACAGAAAACATTGGAGACAGTGGGCTCTGCTTCGAGTTGTGGTTTCGGCGGCGGCGTGCACGAGAGGCATACACTCTGCAGGCAGCCTCACCAGAGATTAAACTCAAGTGGACAAGTTCTATTGCCCAGTTGCTGTGGAGACAGGCAGCCCACAACAAGG AGCTCCGAGTACAGCAGATGGTATCCATGGGCATTGGGAATAAACCCTTCCTGGACAT
- the ARHGEF40 gene encoding rho guanine nucleotide exchange factor 40 isoform X5, whose amino-acid sequence MEPEPVEDCVQSTLAALYPPFEATAPTLLGQVFQVVERTYREDALRYTLDFLVPAKHLLAKVQQEACAQYSGFLFFHEGWPLCLHEQVVVQLAALPWQLLRPGDFYLQVVPSAAQAPRLALKCLAPGGGRVQELPVPNEACAYLFTPEWLQGINKDRPTGRLSTCLLSAPSGIQRLPWAELICPRFVHKGGLMVGHRPSTLPPELPSGPPGLPSPPLPEEALGTRSPGDGHNAPAEGPEGEYVELLEVTLPVMGSPTDAEGSSGLSRTRTVPTRKAAGGKGRHRRHRAWMHQKGLGHRDKDGTRPPGEGSSTGASPGSPPGAEALPEAAALEVSEPPAEALGEASESCPLRPGEVGGGAGQGAEGPPGTPRRTGKGNRRKKRAAGRGALSRGGDSTPLSPEDKEETSHQEALVNLPPPNEHQLPGRSPSKEEHEGLGKPESDPKEELKPAGEKEPWPPEACGPIEERAREREQEGPSLVSMAGPTGPEELLSDPPTPPLETVQEVKEDSVSEEAPAVSISDDPDVAWDLMASGFLVLTGGVDQSGRALLTITPPCPPEEPPPSRDMLSTALHYLHSLLRPDLQILGLSILLDLRKAPPLPPALIPVLSQLQDLGDPPLIQRLLLLTYDDPPAELHGFQGAELLSENDLKRVAKPEELQWDLGGHREPSPSHWVETHQEVARLCRLCRGVLGSVRQAIEELEGPPEPEGEETVGMPEPLQKVLADPRLTELQRDGGAILMRLRSTHSSKLEGPGPATLYQEVDEAIHQLVRLSNLHVQQQEQRQRLHRLQQVLQWVSGPGEEQLASFAVPGDSLSALQETELRFRAFSTEVQERLAQAREALALEENAASQKVLDIFEQRLEQVESGLHRALRLQRFFQQAHEWVDEGSARLAGAGPGREAVLAALALRRAPEPSAGTFQEMRALALDLGSPAALREWGRCRARCQELERRIQQQLGEEASPRGHRRRRADSASSGGTQRGSHSPSPSLSSLLLPGSPGPRTAPSHCSLAPCGEDCEEEGPELAPEAEGRLPRTVLIRGLEVTSTEVVDRTCSPREHVLLGRAGGPDGPWGVGTPRMERKRSISAQQRLVSELIACEQEYVAALSEPVPPPGPELTPELRGTWAAALSARERLRSFHRTHFLRELQGCATHPLRIGACFLRHGDQFSLYAQYVKHRHKLENGLAALGPPTKGSSEGGPHLPRALQQPLEQLARYGRLLEELLREAGPELSSERQALGAAVQLLREQETHGRDLLAVEAVRGCETDLKEQGQLLHRDPFTVICGRKKCLRHVFLFEHLLLFSKLKGSEGGSETFVYKQSFKTADMGLTENIGDSGLCFELWFRRRRAREAYTLQAASPEIKLKWTSSIAQLLWRQAAHNKELRVQQMVSMGIGNKPFLDIKALGERTLSALLTGRALLGFLWKLPQLPVVPSWFTTAILSFLSLLPWLL is encoded by the exons GAGCCTGAACCAGTGGAGGACTGTGTGCAGAGCACACTTGCTGCCCTGTACCCACCCTTTGAGGCGACGGCCCCAACACTGTTGGGCCAGGTGTTCCAGGTGGTGGAGAGGACTTATCGGGAAGATGCACTGAGGTACACGCTGGACTTCCTGGTGCCCGCCAAGCATCTGCTTGCCAAGGTCCAGCAGGAGGCCTGT GCCCAGTACAGTGGTTTCCTCTTCTTCCatgagggctggcccctctgcctgcACGAGCAGGTGGTGGTGCAGCTAGCAGCCCTGCCCTGGCAGCTGCTGCGCCCAGGGGACTTCTACCTGCAAGTGGTGCCCTCAGCAGCCCAAGCACCCCGCCTGGCACTCAAGTGCCTTGCCCCAGGGGGTGGGCGGGTACAGGAGCTGCCTGTGCCCAATGAGGCCTGTGCCTACCTGTTCACACCTGAGTGGCTACAAGGCATCAATAAGGACCGGCCGACAGGTCGCCTCAGCACGTGCCTACTGTCTGCGCCCTCTGGGATTCAGCGGCTGCCTTGGGCTGAGCTCATCTGCCCACGATTTGTGCATAAAGGGGGCCTCATGGTTGGACATCGGCCAAGCACACTGCCCCCAGAACTGCCCTCTGgacccccagggctccccagccctCCACTCCCTGAGGAGGCCCTGGGTACCCGGAGTCCTGGGGATGGGCACAATGCCCCTGCTGAAGGACCTGAGGGCGAGTACGTGGAGCTGCTGGAGGTGACACTGCCTGTGATGGGGAGCCCCACAGATGCTGAGGGTTCCTCAGGCCTCTCCAGGACCCGGACGGTACCTACTCGAAAGGCTGCTGGAGGAAAGGGTCGGCACCGGAGACACCGGGCGTGGATGCACCAGAAGGGTCTGGGGCATCGGGACAAGGATGGGACACGCCCACCCGGTGAGGGGAGCAGCACCGGAGCCTCCCCTGGGTCTCCCCCAGGAGCTGAGGCACTTCCAGAGGCAGCAGCCCTGGAGGTATCTGAGCCCCCAGCAGAGGCGCTGGGGGAAGCCTCTGAATCTTGCCCTCTGAGGCCAGGGGAGGTTGGGGGAGGAGCTGGCCAGGGGGCTGAAGGACCACCTGGCACTCCTCGGAgaacaggcaaaggaaacaggagaaagaagCGAGCTGCAGGCAGAGGGGCTCTTAGCCGAGGAGGGGACAGTACCCCGCTGAGTCCTGAGGACAAGGAAGAGACCAGCCATCAGGAAGCCCTTGTCAATCTGCCCCCGCCAAATGAGCACCAGCTTCCAGGACGCAGCCCGTCTAAGGAGGAGCATGAAGGCTTGGGGAAGCCAGAATCTGACCCGAAAGAGGAGCTCAAACCAGCAGGTGAAAAAGAGCCTTGGCCCCCAGAAGCCTGTGGGCCTATAGAAGAgagggccagagagagagagcaggaggggcCAAGCCTGGTGTCCATGGCAG GACCCACAGGTCCAGAAGAGCTCCTGTCCGACCCCCCAACACCACCCCTGGAGACTGTGCAGGAAGTAAAAGAGGACAGTGTCTCAGAAGAGGCCCCTGCAGTCTCCATCTCTGACGACCCTGATGTAGCTTGGGACTTGATGGCATCTGGATTCCTCGTCCTGACTG GAGGGGTGGACCAGAGTGGGCGAGCTCTGCTGACCATTACCCCACCGTGCCCTCCTGAGGAGCCCCCACCCTCCCGAGACATGCTGAGCACTGCTCTTCATTACCTCCACTCACTGCTCAG GCCTGATCTACAGATATTGGGGCTGTCCATCCTGCTGGACCTTCGCAAGGCACCCCCACTGCCTCCAGCACTCATTCCTGTCCTAAGTCAACTTCAG GACTTGGGAGACCCTCCCCTCATTCAGCGGCTGCTGCTTCTCACCTATGATGACCCTCCAGCTGAACTCCATGGATTTCAG GGTGCTGAGTTGCTGTCAGAGAATGATCTGAAAAGAGTGGCCAAGCCAGAGGAGCTGCAGTGGGACTTGGGAGGCCACAGGGAGCCCTCTCCCAGCCACTGGGTAGAAACACACCAG GAAGTGGCAAGGTTGTGCCGCCTGTGCCGAGGTGTGCTGGGCTCTGTACGGCAAGCCATTGAGGAGCTGGAGGGACCACCTGAGCCAGAGGGAGAG gagacAGTAGGAATGCCTGAGCCCCTACAGAAGGTGCTGGCAGATCCCCGACTGACAGAGCTGCAGAGGGACGGAGGAGCCATCCTAATGAGGCTGCGCTCCACCCACAGCAGCAA GCTGGAGGGCCCAGGCCCAGCTACACTGTATCAAGAGGTGGATGAAGCCATCCACCAGCTTGTGCGCCTCTCCAACCTGCACGTGCAACAGCAGGAGCAGCGGCAGCGCCTGCACAGGCTCCAGCAG GTGCTGCAGTGGGTCTCGGGCCCAGGGGAGGAACAGCTGGCGAGCTTCGCTGTGCCCGGGGACTCCCTGTCTGCCCTGCAGGAGACAGAGCTACGATTCCGAGCTTTCAGCACTGAGGTTCAG GAGCGCCTGGCCCAGGCGCGGGAGGCCCTGGCCCTAGAGGAGAACGCAGCCTCCCAGAAGGTTCTGGATATCTTTGAACAGCGGCTGGAGCAGGTGGAGAGTGGCCTCCATCGGGCCCTGCGCCTACAGCGCTTCTTCCAGCAG GCACATGAATGGGTGGATGAAGGTTCTGCACGGTTGGCAGGAGCAGGGCCAGGTCGGGAGGCAGTGCTGGCAGCGCTGGCCCTGCGGCGGGCCCCAGAGCCCAGTGCCGGCACCTTCCAGGAGATGCGGGCCCTGGCCCTGGACCTGGGCAGCCCAGCAGCCCTGCGGGAATGGGGCCGCTGCCGGGCCCGCTGCCAAGAGCTGGAGAGGAGGATTCAGCAACAGCTGGGAGAGGAGGCGAGTCCACGGGGCCACCGGCGACGAAGGGCAGACAGCGCTAGCAGCGGAGGGACCCAGCGGGGCTCCCACAGCCCTTCACCCAGCCTCAGCTCCCTGCTGCTCCCCGGCAGCCCTGGACCACGGACAGCCCCATCCCACTGCTCCCTGGCCCCCTGTGGGGAGGACTGTGAGGAGGAGGGCCCTGAGCTGGCTCCAGAAGCAGAGGGCAGGCTGCCGAGGACCGTGCTCATCCGAGGCCTGGAGGTCACCAGTACTGAGGTGGTAGACAGGACGTGCTCACCCCGGGAACACGTGCtgctgggccgggccggggggccAGACGGGCCCTGGGGAGTAGGCACCCCCCGGATGGAACGCAAGCGAAGCATCAG TGCTCAGCAGCGCCTGGTGTCCGAGCTCATTGCCTGTGAGCAGGAGTACGTGGCTGCCTTGAGTGAACCAGTGCCACCCCCTGGGCCTGAGCTGACCCCTGAACTGCGGGGCACCTGGGCCGCTGCCCTGAGTGCCCGGGAGAGGCTTCGCAGCTTCCATCGGACACACTTTCTGCGGGAGCTTCAGGGTTGTGCCACTCACCCCCTGCGCATTGGGGCCTGCTTCCTTCGCCAT GGGGACCAGTTCAGCCTTTACGCCCAGTATGTGAAGCACCGACACAAACTGGAGAATGGTCTGGCTGCACTCGGCCCCCCGACCAAG GGCTCCTCGGAGGGTGGCCCTCACCTGCCCCGGGCCCTGCAGCAGCCTCTGGAGCAGCTGGCCCGGTATGGGCGGCTCCTGGAGGAGCTCCTAAGGGAAGCTGGGCCTGAACTGAGTTCTGAGCGCCAGGCCCTTGGGGCCGCTGTGCAGCTGCTCCGGGAACAAGAGACTCATGGCAGAGACCTGCTGGCAGTGGAGGCAGTGCGTGGCTGTGAG ACAGATCTGAAGGAGCAGGGACAGCTCCTACACCGGGACCCCTTCACCGTCATCTGTGGCCGAAAGAAGTGCCTTCGCCATGTCTTTCTTTTTGAGCATCTCCTCCTGTTCAGCAAGCTCAAGGGCTCTGAGGGGGGGTCTGAGACTTTTGTTTACAAGCAGTCCTTTAAG ACTGCTGACATGGGGCTGACAGAAAACATTGGAGACAGTGGGCTCTGCTTCGAGTTGTGGTTTCGGCGGCGGCGTGCACGAGAGGCATACACTCTGCAGGCAGCCTCACCAGAGATTAAACTCAAGTGGACAAGTTCTATTGCCCAGTTGCTGTGGAGACAGGCAGCCCACAACAAGG AGCTCCGAGTACAGCAGATGGTATCCATGGGCATTGGGAATAAACCCTTCCTGGACAT